A single region of the Lotus japonicus ecotype B-129 chromosome 4, LjGifu_v1.2 genome encodes:
- the LOC130712840 gene encoding uncharacterized mitochondrial protein AtMg00810-like has protein sequence MAYLLLYVDDIILIISSHDLRKSIMTLLASEFAMKDLGPLSYFLGIAVTRHAGGLFLSQSTYARDIIARAGMTSCNPSATPVDTKQKLSTSAGTLCDDPTLYRSLVGALQYLTFTHPDISYVVQQVCLHMHAPRTTHMLALKRILRYVQGTLQFGLHLYPSPIEKLISYTDADWGGCPDTRRSTSGYCVFFGDNLISWSSKRQPTLSRSSAEAEYRGVANVVSESCWLRNLLLELHFPLSQATLVYCDNASAIYLSGNLVQHQRTKHIEMDIHFVREKVSRGQARILHVPSRHQIADIFTKGLPRVLFDDFRSSLSVSEPPASTAGV, from the coding sequence ATGGCTTACCTCCTGCTTTATGTCGAtgacatcatcctcatcatctcTTCTCATGACCTTCGCAAATCTATCATGACTCTTCTTGCCTCTgagtttgctatgaaggatctgggACCGTTGAGCTATTTCTTGGGCATTGCCGTCACCAGACATGCAGGTGGACTTTTTCTCAGTCAGAGTACATATGCACGTGACATTATTGCCCGGGCCGGTATGACATCGTGCAATCCTTCTGCCACTCCAGTTGACACCAAGCAAAAACTCAGCACTTCTGCTGGTACTCTGTGTGATGATCCTACTTTATATCGGAGTCTTGTTGGGGCTTTGCAGTATCTCACATTCACCCATCCTGACATCTCTTATGTTGTTCAGCAGGTGTGTCTTCACATGCATGCCCCCCGCACAACGCATATGCTTGCACTGAAGCGCATCCTGCGTTATGTTCAGGGCACCTTACAGTTTGGCTTGCATCTCTATCCTTCTCCTATCGAGAAGCTTATTTCATACACCGATGCAGATTGGGGTGGATGTCCCGACACTCGTCGATCTACTTCTGGTTACTGTGTGTTTTTCGGCGACAACCTCATTTCCTGGTCGTCCAAGAGACAACCCACGCTTTCTCGGTCCAGTGCTGAGGCTGAGTACCGCGGCGTCGCTAATGTGGTTTCCGAATCATGTTGGCTACGCAACCTGCTTTTAGAGCTTCACTTTCCTCTTTCTCAGGCTACTTTGGTCTATTGTGATAATGCTAGTGCCATCTACTTATCTGGCAATCTTGTCCAGCATCAGCGCACTAAACACATTGAGATGGACATTCACTTTGTTCGCGAGAAGGTCTCCCGTGGTCAGGCACgtatccttcatgttccttctcgTCACCAGATTGCGGACATCTTCACTAAAGGCCTTCCTCGAGTTCTATTTGATGACTTTCGCTCCAGTCTCAGCGTCagtgaacctcccgcttcgactgcgggggtgtga
- the LOC130712842 gene encoding uncharacterized protein LOC130712842, which produces MSSTSDDGSNATPPPKADLAPPTPTPAKPDFHPALVVSNIRNHIPLVLDMETDRYGKWAELFRIHARFHRVLHHIVPSTDKPPPAVTDSTYDQWATLDAIILQWIYSTISLDLMSTVMELNSTALAAWQRLADIFHDN; this is translated from the coding sequence ATGTCTTCCACCTCCGATGACGGTAGCAATGCGACTCCTCCTCCTAAGGCCGATCTTGCCCCACCTACTCCAACTCCTGCAAAGCCGGATTTTCATCCTGCTCTTGTTGTTTCCAACATTCGGAATCATATTCCTCTTGTACTTGATATGGAGACTGATCGTTATGGCAAGTGGGCGGAACTTTTTCGTATTCATGCCCGTTTTCATCGGGTTCTGCATCATATTGTTCCATCCACAGACAAACCACCACCAGCTGTCACTGACTCCACCTATGATCAGTGGGCTACTTTGGATGCCATCATACTACAGTGGATCTATTCCACCATTTCCCTCGACTTGATGTCCACAGTCATGGAACTCAATTCCACAGCTTTGGCCGCTTGGCAGCGTTTGGCTGATATCTTCCACGACAATTAG